From Bradyrhizobium sp. sBnM-33:
TTTATTCGCGATTCGGCGTGATGTTCTTCGATGACCCTATCAGGGCCTTCACGAATATCCGCAGCGGCATGAAGGCAGGCGGGCGGCTGGTGTTCGTCTGTTTTCGGACCATGCCGGAGAGTCCATGGTTTCGCGTGCCGATCGAGGCTGCACGGCCGCATGTGCCGCCTCAGCCGCCGGTGGATCCATTGGCACCGGGGATGTTTTCGCTCGCGCGCGAGGAGCGCCTACGTGGCATCCTGACTGAGGCTGGGTTTCGCGAGGTGGCGCTCAAGGCGACCAACGTGCCGATTCACGGCAAGGACACCACGCAAAGCATGGCGTTCATCACGCAGGCTGGCCCGTTGCCTGCGCTCCTCGAAAATGCCTCGGGCGAGCAACGGATACGCGCCACAGAAGCGGTTCGCAACGCGCTCGCCGCAAATATCGGAGCAGACGGGCGCGGCCTGCATGTGGGTCTGTGGCTTGTGTCGGCATTAGCCTAGCGAAGCCAATCCGCCTCAAAAGCAGCTTTGCCAAGTCTGCTCGTGATGTGGTGGACGGCGCCCGCTCCCGGCATCGCAGTGCCATAGGGTGGTTCGTCGAAACGAATCACATGAGGGGAGCCGTCCACATGCAAATTACCACGATCGGTTTGGATATCGCCAAGAACGTGTTCCAGGTTCACGGCATTGACGCGGCCGAGAAGGTGATCGTCAGAAAGCAACTTCGCCGCGGCCAGATTATAGCGTTCTTCGAAGCTCTGGCGCCGTGCCTGGTCGGCATGGAGGCCTGTGCCACGTCGCACCATTGGGCGCGCGAGTTGACGAAGCTGGGCCACGAGGTCCGTCTGATGCCAGCGAAGGATGTGAAGGCCTACGTCAAGCGCAATAAGAACGATGCCGCCGACGCGGAGGCAATCTGTGAGGCGGTGCGGCGCCCGACCATGCGTTTCGTGCGGATTAAGTCGGCCGAGCAGCAGGGCCAGTTGATGCTGCATCGAGCCCGCGACCTGCTGATGCGCCAACGCACCCAGTTGATCAATGCATTACGGGCGCATTTGGCCGAGTTCGGCGTTACGGCTGCACAGGGGCGCGAAGGGATCAAAGAGTTGTTGGCGATCGTCGCACAGGATGAGAGTTCGCGCTTGCCGATCGACGCCCACGCCAGCCTGACCGTACTAGCGGCGCAGCTTCAGGCTGTGCAGACGATGATCGGATCGATCGAGAAACGGATCGTTGCGCAGCATCGCTCGAACGAGGCAAGTCAGCGGCTCGAGACCATCCCCGGTATCGGCGTCGTAGGCGCGACGACCATCACCGCCGTCGTCACGGACCCGAAGGCATTCCGGTCGGGTCGTGATTTTGCGGCCTGGATCGGGATCGTGCCGCGGCAGGATTCGACTGGCGGCAAACAGAAGCTCGGGCCGATCTCGAAACAGGGTGACCAATACCTCAG
This genomic window contains:
- a CDS encoding class I SAM-dependent methyltransferase, encoding MGHSWVSQQAVISDVFTSVTSVSLDAAAAKPGEHVIDIGCGTGDTLLAFAKAVGPSGAVLGVDVSVPMLDFAKHRATEATLSNAAFALADATSYAFEPRWADLVYSRFGVMFFDDPIRAFTNIRSGMKAGGRLVFVCFRTMPESPWFRVPIEAARPHVPPQPPVDPLAPGMFSLAREERLRGILTEAGFREVALKATNVPIHGKDTTQSMAFITQAGPLPALLENASGEQRIRATEAVRNALAANIGADGRGLHVGLWLVSALA
- a CDS encoding IS110 family transposase — translated: MQITTIGLDIAKNVFQVHGIDAAEKVIVRKQLRRGQIIAFFEALAPCLVGMEACATSHHWARELTKLGHEVRLMPAKDVKAYVKRNKNDAADAEAICEAVRRPTMRFVRIKSAEQQGQLMLHRARDLLMRQRTQLINALRAHLAEFGVTAAQGREGIKELLAIVAQDESSRLPIDAHASLTVLAAQLQAVQTMIGSIEKRIVAQHRSNEASQRLETIPGIGVVGATTITAVVTDPKAFRSGRDFAAWIGIVPRQDSTGGKQKLGPISKQGDQYLRRILIVGAHSVLRRARQQPEKYPWLTQLLARRPFKVVAVALANKMARIAWALLARGGTYRAPQLVAI